From a region of the Paenibacillus lutimineralis genome:
- a CDS encoding phosphoribosylaminoimidazolesuccinocarboxamide synthase, whose amino-acid sequence MSARAISTAEGIVNAPLLYKGKVRELYDLGEHYLIVVTDRISAFDYVLEPAVPDKGNVLNRLSAFWFEQTAELMENHVVHTDVELLGDVISEENKDVLRKRVMVTRKAQRIDIECVVRGYITGGGWRQYQKNGEINGISLPEGLRMNDQLPEPIFTPAAKNDVGHDEDISFEVMAEKVGVDLAEQLRNCSLELYAFARDFCEKRDIILADCKLEFGLIDGKLILIDEIFTPDASRFWAKEKYALGVDIDSMDKEPVRNYLAHSDWDKNSQPDPLPTPVVDETSHRYRDIYSRISGQQL is encoded by the coding sequence ATGTCAGCAAGAGCCATTTCTACGGCAGAGGGTATCGTGAACGCCCCGCTGCTGTACAAAGGTAAGGTCCGCGAATTGTATGATCTTGGTGAACACTACTTAATCGTCGTGACCGACCGGATTTCCGCTTTTGACTACGTGCTTGAACCGGCCGTGCCTGATAAAGGCAATGTTCTGAATCGGCTAAGCGCCTTTTGGTTTGAGCAGACTGCAGAACTGATGGAGAATCATGTCGTGCATACCGATGTCGAATTGCTTGGCGATGTGATCAGCGAAGAGAATAAGGACGTTCTGCGTAAAAGAGTGATGGTTACCCGCAAGGCGCAGCGCATCGATATCGAATGTGTGGTGCGTGGTTATATCACCGGCGGAGGCTGGCGGCAATATCAGAAAAACGGTGAGATCAACGGCATTTCGCTTCCTGAAGGCTTGCGGATGAATGATCAATTACCGGAGCCGATCTTTACTCCTGCAGCCAAAAACGATGTTGGCCACGATGAGGATATCTCGTTCGAAGTGATGGCGGAGAAGGTCGGAGTCGATCTGGCTGAGCAACTACGCAACTGTAGTCTTGAACTGTATGCCTTCGCTCGTGATTTCTGTGAGAAGCGCGATATCATTCTTGCGGATTGCAAGCTTGAATTTGGCCTGATCGACGGCAAGCTGATTCTGATTGACGAGATATTCACTCCAGATGCATCTCGTTTCTGGGCCAAAGAGAAATATGCGCTGGGCGTAGATATTGACAGTATGGATAAAGAACCGGTACGCAATTATCTGGCCCATTCCGACTGGGATAAGAACAGTCAGCCTGATCCGCTGCCGACGCCTGTAGTCGATGAGACTTCACACCGCTATCGTGATATTTACTCTCGTATTTCCGGACAGCAGCTATAA
- the purL gene encoding phosphoribosylformylglycinamidine synthase subunit PurL, whose amino-acid sequence MSQQVSAKEPNAEQIAEQQIYKQMGVSDSEYGLICGFLGRKPNYTEIGVFSVMWSEHCAYKNSKPLLRRFPTSGPRVLMGPGEGAGIVDIGDNQAVVFKIESHNHPSAVEPYQGAATGVGGIIRDIFSMGARPIASLNSLRFGKLESDRVKYLFEHVVAGIAGYGNCIGIPTVGGEVVFDESYDGNPLVNAMCVGLIDHDKIQRGVAKGVGNPVFYVGPPTGRDGIHGATFASEELTEESEAKRTAVQVGDPFMEKLVMEACLELIDTGIVLGIQDMGAAGLTCSSAEMASKAGNGLELYLDEVPQREEGMTAYEMMLSESQERMLFVVEPKDEAQAREIFERWGVICSKVGKVTDDGRLKLIHHGEVVGDMPVTALVDECPIYNKPSSVPAYYEENANIDTLRYEEVRDLNGALDKVLSSPSVSSKAWVYNQYDYMVRTSTAVRPGSDAAVVTVHGTRKALAMTTDCNGRFVYLDPEIGGKIAVSEAARNIVCSGAEPLAITDNLNFGSPEKPDIFWQMEKSVDGMAEACRVLDTPVIGGNVSLYNENSKGAIYPTPVVGMVGLVHDTDHITTQGFKNEGDAILLLGDTYGELGGSEFQAVVHGVTEGRPPQLDLNKEKSLLNAVLKAIQSGLVQSAHDLSEGGLAVALAESCISGGLGAHVELPTSDLRADIALFSESQSRILLSASPNHADELVQLIAQHGVPVRVIGRVEGGDLVVHANGAAVVNRPVQTLKQVWEDVIPCLMK is encoded by the coding sequence ATGAGTCAGCAAGTGTCCGCTAAGGAACCGAATGCAGAGCAAATTGCAGAGCAGCAAATTTATAAACAGATGGGCGTTTCGGATAGCGAGTATGGGCTGATCTGCGGATTTCTCGGCCGTAAACCGAACTATACTGAGATTGGCGTATTCAGCGTCATGTGGTCTGAGCACTGCGCATACAAGAACTCCAAGCCGCTTCTGAGAAGATTTCCAACTAGCGGCCCGCGCGTATTGATGGGTCCAGGTGAAGGTGCAGGTATCGTCGATATCGGTGACAATCAGGCGGTTGTATTCAAAATTGAAAGTCATAACCACCCTTCAGCTGTAGAGCCTTATCAAGGTGCGGCTACCGGGGTGGGCGGCATTATTCGCGATATTTTCTCTATGGGTGCAAGACCGATTGCTTCTCTGAACTCTCTGCGTTTCGGCAAGCTGGAGAGCGACCGGGTTAAATATTTGTTCGAGCATGTGGTAGCTGGAATTGCTGGTTACGGCAACTGTATCGGTATTCCGACGGTTGGCGGCGAGGTTGTCTTCGACGAATCTTATGACGGCAATCCGCTTGTCAATGCGATGTGTGTCGGTCTAATCGATCATGATAAAATCCAGCGCGGTGTGGCGAAGGGGGTTGGTAACCCGGTGTTCTATGTGGGGCCGCCAACAGGTCGCGACGGTATCCATGGTGCGACCTTCGCATCCGAGGAACTGACTGAGGAGTCTGAAGCGAAGCGTACGGCTGTACAGGTTGGCGATCCATTCATGGAGAAGCTTGTGATGGAAGCTTGTCTGGAACTGATCGATACGGGCATCGTACTTGGTATTCAGGATATGGGCGCAGCGGGCCTTACCTGCTCCAGTGCGGAAATGGCTAGTAAAGCCGGCAACGGTCTGGAGCTATATCTGGACGAAGTTCCACAACGCGAGGAAGGCATGACGGCTTATGAAATGATGCTCTCGGAGTCGCAGGAACGGATGTTGTTCGTGGTAGAGCCAAAGGATGAAGCTCAGGCACGGGAGATTTTTGAACGTTGGGGCGTGATTTGCTCCAAGGTTGGTAAAGTAACAGATGATGGGCGCTTGAAACTGATTCATCATGGCGAAGTTGTTGGCGATATGCCGGTGACAGCACTCGTTGATGAATGTCCTATTTACAACAAGCCATCCAGCGTACCAGCTTACTATGAAGAGAATGCCAATATAGATACTTTAAGATATGAAGAAGTTCGTGATTTGAACGGTGCATTGGATAAAGTGTTATCTTCGCCTTCTGTATCCAGCAAGGCATGGGTTTACAACCAATACGACTACATGGTGCGTACAAGCACCGCGGTTCGTCCGGGTTCAGACGCCGCTGTCGTAACGGTGCATGGAACGCGCAAGGCACTGGCGATGACGACGGACTGTAACGGACGGTTCGTGTATCTTGATCCTGAGATCGGCGGCAAGATCGCAGTGAGTGAAGCAGCGCGTAATATCGTCTGCTCTGGCGCAGAGCCGCTGGCGATTACGGATAACCTGAACTTCGGCAGCCCGGAGAAGCCGGATATTTTCTGGCAGATGGAGAAATCGGTTGACGGGATGGCGGAAGCCTGCCGTGTACTGGATACTCCGGTAATCGGCGGTAATGTCAGTCTCTATAACGAGAATTCCAAAGGCGCGATCTATCCGACACCGGTTGTCGGCATGGTCGGTCTGGTACATGATACGGATCATATTACGACGCAAGGCTTCAAAAATGAGGGAGATGCAATTCTCCTGCTTGGTGACACTTATGGTGAACTGGGCGGCAGTGAGTTCCAGGCTGTTGTTCATGGCGTTACTGAAGGGCGTCCACCGCAGCTTGATTTGAACAAGGAAAAATCGCTTCTTAACGCGGTTCTTAAAGCAATTCAGAGCGGACTCGTTCAATCGGCGCATGACCTTTCTGAAGGCGGCCTTGCTGTCGCTCTGGCAGAATCCTGCATCAGCGGTGGCTTGGGAGCTCATGTTGAGCTGCCTACATCGGATTTGCGTGCGGACATCGCTTTGTTCAGTGAATCCCAATCACGTATCCTGCTCTCGGCTTCGCCAAATCATGCGGATGAACTTGTGCAGTTGATCGCGCAGCATGGAGTACCAGTGCGGGTAATTGGACGCGTGGAAGGCGGGGATCTTGTCGTTCATGCGAATGGTGCTGCTGTTGTGAATAGACCTGTACAAACACTGAAGCAGGTCTGGGAGGATGTTATTCCATGTCTGATGAAATAA
- the purS gene encoding phosphoribosylformylglycinamidine synthase subunit PurS, protein MLKAKVYVTIKQSVLDPQGVAVQGALHSMGFNEVGSVRIGKYMELQLDTDDRFEAEARIKAMCEKLLANTVVEDYRFELEG, encoded by the coding sequence ATGTTGAAAGCGAAGGTCTATGTCACCATTAAACAAAGCGTACTTGATCCGCAGGGAGTTGCCGTACAAGGCGCACTGCATTCAATGGGATTCAACGAAGTAGGAAGCGTTCGTATCGGTAAGTATATGGAGCTTCAACTCGACACAGATGACCGCTTCGAGGCCGAGGCTCGTATCAAGGCAATGTGTGAGAAGCTTTTGGCGAATACAGTCGTAGAAGACTACCGCTTTGAATTGGAGGGCTAA
- the purQ gene encoding phosphoribosylformylglycinamidine synthase subunit PurQ produces MKFAVLVFPGSNCDIDCYKAVEDTLGEPVDYVWHTATDLSAYDCILVPGGFSYGDYLRCGAISRFAPVMAEVAKAAEAGKFVLGICNGFQILTEAGLLPGTLRRNMSLKFRCHDTLLRVENNSNPFTSEYALGEEINIPIAHGEGNYYCDEATLAQLQANGQIIFRYVNNPNGSLDDIAGISNERGNVVGMMPHPERAVSSLLGSEDGKKMFTSILKTWRDQHESASVR; encoded by the coding sequence ATGAAATTCGCAGTACTCGTATTTCCCGGTTCCAACTGTGACATCGACTGTTATAAAGCGGTGGAGGATACATTAGGCGAACCTGTTGATTATGTTTGGCATACAGCCACGGATTTATCCGCCTATGATTGTATCTTAGTTCCGGGCGGTTTCTCATATGGTGATTATCTTCGCTGCGGCGCAATTTCTCGCTTTGCTCCGGTTATGGCTGAGGTAGCCAAAGCGGCAGAGGCAGGCAAGTTTGTACTCGGCATTTGCAACGGATTTCAAATTTTGACGGAGGCAGGCCTGTTGCCAGGAACACTGCGCCGCAATATGTCACTGAAGTTCCGCTGTCATGACACGCTTCTGCGGGTTGAGAACAACAGCAATCCGTTCACGAGCGAATATGCACTTGGCGAGGAGATTAACATTCCGATCGCTCATGGGGAAGGCAACTATTACTGTGATGAGGCGACTCTTGCGCAACTGCAGGCGAACGGACAAATTATTTTCCGTTATGTTAATAATCCGAATGGGTCGCTTGACGATATCGCCGGTATTTCCAATGAACGCGGTAATGTGGTCGGCATGATGCCGCATCCGGAGCGTGCGGTTAGCAGTCTGCTTGGATCAGAGGATGGTAAGAAAATGTTCACATCGATTTTGAAGACTTGGAGGGATCAGCATGAGTCAGCAAGTGTCCGCTAA
- the purF gene encoding amidophosphoribosyltransferase, whose translation MSDEIMPFWTGDYYNEGSGRDGIFDKLKEECGVFGVFGHPEAASLSYYGLHALQHRGEESAGLCVTNGTEFNYHREMGLVKEVFDRDKLSSLQGECSIGHVRYSTSGDSRLTNAQPLIFKYRDGDLAVATNGNIVNAPKIRRELEQSGSIFQTTSDTEVIAHLIARSSKDFVEAAKDALRQLVGGFAFLLMTNDKLLVASDPNGLRPISMARLGDAYLFSSETCAFEVVGAEIIRDIRPGELLVLDANGLREDRYAEPQRKALCAMEYIYFARPDSDLNGSNLHSARKRMGQVMAQESFVDADVVTGVPDSSISAAIGYAEQTGIPYELGLIKNKYTGRTFIQPSQELRELGVKMKLSAVRRVVEGKRVVMIDDSIVRGTTSRRIVNLLREAGATEVHVRITSPPFKNPCFYGIDTPDRGELIASSRSIEEIRQEINADSLEFLSAEGLIQAVGGDNKDDYKGGMCMACFDNDYPTRTDFNGEEKYGCTS comes from the coding sequence ATGTCTGATGAAATAATGCCTTTCTGGACAGGTGATTATTACAACGAGGGCAGCGGGCGAGACGGCATATTCGATAAATTAAAAGAGGAATGCGGCGTATTCGGGGTGTTCGGTCATCCCGAGGCCGCTTCCCTATCTTATTACGGCCTGCATGCGTTGCAGCATCGTGGTGAAGAGAGCGCAGGGCTCTGCGTTACGAATGGAACGGAGTTCAATTATCACCGCGAGATGGGGCTGGTCAAGGAAGTGTTTGACCGTGACAAGCTGTCCTCCCTGCAGGGAGAGTGCTCGATCGGCCATGTCCGTTATTCGACAAGCGGAGATAGCCGCCTGACGAATGCCCAGCCGCTCATCTTCAAGTATCGCGACGGCGACCTTGCGGTTGCGACGAACGGCAATATCGTCAACGCTCCGAAGATCCGCCGTGAGTTAGAACAGTCCGGCTCGATCTTCCAGACGACAAGCGATACGGAAGTCATCGCTCATCTGATCGCCCGTTCCTCTAAGGACTTCGTGGAGGCGGCGAAGGATGCGCTTCGTCAGTTGGTCGGCGGATTCGCCTTCCTGTTGATGACGAATGACAAGCTGCTTGTTGCCAGCGATCCAAACGGTTTGCGGCCTATTTCGATGGCACGCCTTGGCGATGCTTATCTGTTCTCGTCCGAGACTTGTGCCTTTGAGGTTGTTGGGGCAGAGATCATTCGCGACATCCGCCCTGGCGAATTGCTGGTGTTGGATGCGAATGGCCTCCGCGAAGACCGTTATGCCGAACCGCAGCGTAAAGCTCTATGCGCGATGGAGTATATCTACTTCGCGCGCCCGGATAGCGATCTGAACGGTTCGAATCTGCATTCGGCCCGAAAGCGGATGGGCCAGGTAATGGCTCAGGAGTCTTTTGTCGATGCGGATGTTGTTACAGGTGTGCCGGATTCCAGCATTTCAGCGGCGATCGGCTATGCGGAGCAGACCGGGATTCCCTATGAGCTCGGCTTGATCAAGAACAAATATACGGGCCGGACCTTCATTCAGCCTAGTCAGGAGCTGCGTGAGCTCGGCGTAAAGATGAAGCTTAGCGCTGTACGCCGCGTTGTGGAGGGAAAACGTGTCGTTATGATCGATGACTCCATCGTGCGCGGAACTACATCTCGCCGTATTGTTAATTTGCTGCGTGAAGCAGGAGCAACAGAGGTGCATGTCCGCATTACCTCGCCACCATTCAAAAATCCTTGCTTCTATGGGATCGACACACCGGATCGCGGCGAGTTGATTGCCTCCTCCCGCTCCATCGAGGAGATTCGCCAGGAGATTAATGCTGATTCATTGGAATTTTTAAGCGCAG